The Corylus avellana chromosome ca11, CavTom2PMs-1.0 genome contains the following window.
TGTTGCTAATTAGAAATAGAATGAGAATCTTCTGTGTCTAATCTATCTTATTGTGAAGCTTCTGAAACATGATTGATTTTTGAGGTTTGAGAATTGATTTCTGCATCATCTGTTGCATGATCACTGTTTTTGAGTCTTCTAAGCTCTGCTTTTATTCTTTGGTATCTGCATCATCTCTTGAGAAAGTTTCACTGAATCTACTATAATTACTTGAATTTAAAGAGGTTTCTTGATTTAGAAAGTTTCCATCATGATCATCACTTGAATGATGATCAGTCAGAGTGGAGTCTAAAGGATTGTTGCCATCTTGTGGAACCCCATTCTCATCATGAAAGCCTTGGATCATCACTCCATCCAACATTTCACTTCTTGCAACAACACCAACATTATTGGCCACTCCACTAGGCTGCTCTGCAATCTCCTCTTTGCTTTCTACAATGTTTTTGTCTTCTTCATTCTCCCTATTTAAGCTGCCTGCTTCAACATCTTGGTCTTGTTTAAGAGTATCATCAGAAAtcatttccttgttcttttctgGTTCCTTAATTTGTCTTTCTAAATCCTCCTTAGcttgtttttttaagtttccCCATGAATCATCAGAGTTATTTTCCTCATTGTTTATAAACACCATATACTTTCCAAATTGTTCATCAGCATTTCCATCCAATTCATCATCTCCAACCCCTCCATCCTCTTTTCTTTTACCTTCTCCCACAAGATTCATATCATCACCACTCGACCACCCTGCATCCCATTTACGCCCCAAAACAATAAATCCATGTTGATCATTGAGCTTGCCTTGTATGCTTCCTCCATAGCCCTTCCCCTTGCTGTGTGAGTGCTCAATCTGGTACAGCAACCAGAAGCACACACCCAGAAGGAATGCCAATTGTAAAGTTTGCTTTGCCTTTAAAACTTTGAGATTCATCACACCCTTTTATATACTGCTTGTTCCAGAATCCAGAGTGGTGGACTAGGACTAACCAAATAAATATTCacaggacaaaaaaaaaaattaataaaacacaAATTACAAAACGAGCATATTCTAAGAATAGAACATgcaaataaaagaacaaaacaaatagaaattaa
Protein-coding sequences here:
- the LOC132166757 gene encoding uncharacterized protein LOC132166757; translated protein: MNLKVLKAKQTLQLAFLLGVCFWLLYQIEHSHSKGKGYGGSIQGKLNDQHGFIVLGRKWDAGWSSGDDMNLVGEGKRKEDGGVGDDELDGNADEQFGKYMVFINNEENNSDDSWGNLKKQAKEDLERQIKEPEKNKEMISDDTLKQDQDVEAGSLNRENEEDKNIVESKEEIAEQPSGVANNVGVVARSEMLDGVMIQGFHDENGVPQDGNNPLDSTLTDHHSSDDHDGNFLNQETSLNSSNYSRFSETFSRDDADTKE